One Calditrichota bacterium genomic window, GGCTTTGCGCGCCCTCGCCATCGCCTTGTCCCACTCGGCGGCCCCAGGGATCCCTTTGGCAATGTCGGCCACATGGGCGGCAATGCGCGTGACGATGACCCCATCGCGCACATCCTGCACGGTGGGCAAGCGCAGGTGTTCGCCCGCGGTCACATAGCAGAGAAAGTCGGCTCCTGCCGCGCCGGCAATGGCACCGCCCATCGCCGAGACAATATGGTCGTAGCCCGGCGCGATATCGGTCACCAAAGGCCCAAGCACATAGAATGGTGCTCCGTGGCAGAGCTTCTTTTCCAACAAGACATTCGCCTCCACCTCTGCCAGCGGCAAGTGACCCGGGCCTTCGATCATC contains:
- a CDS encoding phosphomethylpyrimidine synthase ThiC, which encodes NPLYEHFDRLLALAKRYDITLSLGDGFRPGSLADATDRAQVQELITLGELAKVAWEEGVQVMIEGPGHLPLAEVEANVLLEKKLCHGAPFYVLGPLVTDIAPGYDHIVSAMGGAIAGAAGADFLCYVTAGEHLRLPTVQDVRDGVIVTRIAAHVADIAKGIPGAAEWDKAMARARKALDWERQIALAIDPETARRARQECPPEQNDVCTMCGEYCALKLVTEALGQKD